The following proteins come from a genomic window of Peromyscus eremicus chromosome 23, PerEre_H2_v1, whole genome shotgun sequence:
- the LOC131898403 gene encoding uncharacterized protein LOC131898403 has protein sequence MEGKVLQWKWYLQEFLRSTPLSAKGSVPAVSESILQSNRPMTPEGYIFPTSTPPQKQVPMGHWGTREYDPSLVNAWFTDGSATTVNNKVRWKAAAYRPGDGMVITDQGTDKSAQHAEVIAALLAIRQTIKDNYKQIYLYTDSWCVANGIAVWSGKWRNNGWKINGKDIWSKAAWQELDAASRLIKIIVYHVDAHTKKQDETSKNNEVVDKLASALSIKLKGTWKANIDPETGKGKIQREWIQVRPSTKDIPISTEEILKIHEQLGHIGTHALKSWFDKRNLKITWQTIRKAINSCNNCPKAMTRLTHNYQGIIGHRMDFNRILQIDFIGPLNSFKGKYCCTLVDITTGLGMARESTHPDQNTTILTVWGWCAAYGTPDIIQSDQGTHFTGAKTQRMARNLNIQWDFHRAYTPTAAGAIER, from the coding sequence ATGGAAGGAAAGGTACTTCAATGGAAATGGTACCTTCAGGAGTTCCTTCGATCAACACCTCTGTCAGCAAAGGGGTCGGTACCAGCGGTATCGGAGTCGATACTTCAGTCCAACAGGCCCATGACTCCAGAGGGATACATTTTCCCAACCTCAACCCCTCCCCAGAAACAGGTACCAATGGGCCATTGGGGGACTAGAGAGTATGATCCCTCCCTGGTTAATGCCTGGTTCACTGATGGATCAGCAACTACGGTGAACAACAAAGTGAGATGGAAAGCAGCCGCCTATAGACCTGGGGATGGAATGGTCATTACAGACCAGGGCACTGATAAATCAGCCCAACATGCAGAAGTTATAGCCGCACTATTGGCGATAAGACAAACTATAAAGgacaattataaacaaatttatttatacacCGATTCATGGTGTGTGGCAAATGGCATAGCAGTATGGTCaggtaaatggagaaataatggatGGAAAATTAATGGTAAAGACATATGGTCAAAGGCAGCATGGCAGGAATTGGATGCAGCAAGCAGACTAATCAAAATCATAGTATACCATGTCGATGCACATACCAAGAAACAGGATGAgacaagtaaaaacaatgaagtagTAGACAAACTAGCTTCAgcattaagtataaaattaaaaggtacatggaaggcaaacattgatccagaaacaggaaaaggtaaaatacagagagaatggaTACAGGTAAGACCATCAACTAAGGACATACCTATAAGTACAGAAGAGATACTGAAAATCCATGAGCAGTTAGGACATATAGGTACACATGCACTAAAAAGTTGGTTcgataaaagaaatcttaagataacatggcagacaataaggaaagcaatcaatagttgcAACAATTGCCCAAAGGCTATGACAAGATTAACACACAATTACCAAGGGATAATAGGACACCGAATGGATTTTAATAGAATCCTACAAATAGACTTCATAGGACCGTTAAACAGCTTCAAGGGAAAATATTGCTGTACCCTAGTAGACATAACGACAGGTCTCGGGATGGCCCGAGAAAGCACACACCCAGATCAAAACACAACGATACTTACAGTCTGGGGATGGTGTGCAGCATATGGAACACCAGATATAATACAATCagaccaaggaactcatttcacaggagccaaaacacaaagaatggctAGAAACTTAAACATTCAATGGGACTTCCATAGAGCCTATACACCGACAGCAGCCGGAGCAATAGAAAGATGA